The following proteins come from a genomic window of Corallococcus sp. NCRR:
- a CDS encoding DUF1552 domain-containing protein, whose protein sequence is MKLSRRRVLQGLGGVMLGLPVLEGLMPRKAQAADANALPFAIFLRQADGVAAAQSTSELGNEPERFWPEPLGNLSTTTLAGKSLVELADHRARLLVVRNVNMKDYNYGDGHARGALQCLTARGPAVEGAGGDSEASGESLDHRIGRELNPQKRDSLYLYAGQAGGWLGGPCISHRGSASRRAALHDPWVAYQTMVGGPGGLSPEAREQLLVRQKSLNDLVSGQLKALQSRPELSSTDRQRLDLHLSNVRDLEVALSCRARADEELRLQQQAPGYNSTDGDEVLATVRLHMDIAVLAVACGTTRSVAIQVGNGNDSATRYRDPTTGQLMENFHYISHRRSSHDASGGIIAGSDVLHSRVDAQFAQTFNYLLDQLAAYTLPDGKKLVDQGVSVWFNDLGNGPAHSARHIPFILAGSCNGYLKQGVAVTAAGGNTSPNLNKMLNTIGAAVGLKNAAGGPLDDFGDPSLPKGLLTELLA, encoded by the coding sequence GTGAAACTGAGCCGTCGACGCGTGTTGCAGGGCCTGGGTGGCGTCATGCTGGGGCTGCCGGTGCTGGAGGGGCTGATGCCCCGCAAGGCCCAGGCGGCGGATGCGAACGCGCTGCCCTTCGCCATCTTCCTGCGCCAGGCGGATGGGGTGGCCGCCGCGCAGAGCACCTCCGAGCTGGGCAACGAGCCGGAGCGCTTCTGGCCGGAGCCCCTGGGCAACCTCTCCACCACGACGCTCGCGGGCAAGTCGCTGGTGGAGCTGGCGGACCACCGCGCGCGCCTGCTGGTGGTGCGCAACGTCAACATGAAGGACTACAACTACGGGGACGGCCACGCCCGTGGGGCGCTGCAGTGCCTCACCGCGCGCGGCCCCGCCGTGGAGGGCGCGGGCGGCGACTCCGAGGCGTCCGGCGAGTCGCTGGACCACCGCATCGGCCGCGAGCTGAACCCGCAGAAGCGCGACTCGCTCTACCTCTACGCGGGGCAGGCCGGCGGGTGGCTGGGCGGCCCCTGCATCTCCCACCGGGGCAGCGCCTCGCGCCGGGCCGCGCTGCACGACCCGTGGGTGGCCTACCAGACCATGGTGGGCGGCCCCGGCGGCCTCTCTCCGGAGGCGCGCGAGCAGCTGCTGGTGCGCCAGAAGAGCCTCAACGACCTGGTGTCCGGTCAGCTGAAGGCGCTCCAGTCGCGGCCGGAGCTGAGCAGCACGGACCGGCAGCGCCTGGACCTGCACCTGTCCAACGTGCGCGACCTGGAAGTGGCGCTCAGCTGCCGCGCCCGCGCGGACGAGGAGCTGCGGCTCCAGCAGCAGGCGCCCGGCTACAACAGCACGGACGGCGACGAGGTGCTGGCCACGGTGCGGCTGCACATGGACATCGCGGTGCTGGCGGTGGCATGCGGCACCACGCGCTCGGTGGCCATCCAGGTGGGCAACGGCAACGACAGCGCCACGCGCTACCGCGACCCCACGACGGGGCAGTTGATGGAGAACTTCCACTACATCTCCCACCGCCGGTCCTCGCACGACGCTTCGGGCGGCATCATCGCCGGGTCGGACGTGCTGCACTCGCGCGTGGACGCGCAGTTCGCGCAGACCTTCAACTACCTGTTGGATCAGCTGGCGGCGTACACCCTGCCGGACGGCAAGAAGCTGGTCGACCAGGGCGTGTCCGTCTGGTTCAACGACCTGGGCAACGGGCCGGCGCACTCGGCGCGCCACATCCCGTTCATCCTGGCGGGCAGCTGCAACGGCTACCTCAAGCAGGGCGTCGCGGTGACGGCGGCGGGCGGCAACACCAGCCCCAACCTCAACAAGATGCTCAACACGATTGGCGCCGCGGTGGGCCTGAAGAACGCGGCCGGCGGGCCGCTGGACGACTTCGGTGACCCCTCGCTGCCCAAGGGCCTGCTGACGGAGCTGCTGGCCTGA
- a CDS encoding lytic polysaccharide monooxygenase auxiliary activity family 9 protein, which yields MFPAIRKAFTASLAFVSLLSAGPAAAHGSMEVPLSRVYGCFKEGPESPRSAACQAAVQAGGTQALYDWNGVRQGAANGRHREIIPDGKLCSAANESHKGLDLARTDWPSTLITPDSNGRFEFVFHATAVHATGYFQLFVTKEGYNPALPLKWSDLESTPFCNVTNVSAVNNRYRLNCPFPASRTGAHVIYAIWQRADSPEAFYACTDVKFSNTPPPPASWKELGQVQAREDLPKSSKVTFRLFDSAGRDAESYPLTLDAATPAATWMYRLAQQVNAGSSRVRVGVLQTTGTVTPVQDALGNRVYAKETGYSFQVDIEKPSTGGGTAQYKYPAGIDSYTAGTLVEGTDGLVYRCKPFPYSGWCKGVASYYAPGTGIAWQDAWERANQVSR from the coding sequence ATGTTCCCAGCAATCCGCAAGGCCTTCACCGCGTCGCTCGCTTTTGTCTCCCTGCTGTCCGCCGGTCCGGCGGCGGCACACGGCTCCATGGAAGTGCCGTTGAGCCGCGTCTATGGATGTTTCAAGGAAGGGCCGGAGAGCCCCAGGTCCGCCGCGTGCCAGGCCGCGGTGCAGGCCGGTGGGACGCAGGCGCTGTATGACTGGAACGGCGTCCGGCAGGGCGCCGCCAACGGGCGTCACCGCGAGATCATCCCGGACGGCAAGCTGTGCAGCGCCGCCAATGAGAGTCACAAGGGGTTGGACCTGGCGCGCACGGACTGGCCGTCCACGCTCATCACCCCGGACAGCAACGGCCGCTTCGAGTTCGTCTTCCACGCCACCGCGGTGCACGCCACGGGCTACTTCCAGCTCTTCGTGACGAAGGAGGGCTACAACCCGGCGCTGCCCCTGAAGTGGTCGGACCTGGAGTCGACGCCGTTCTGCAACGTCACCAACGTGTCCGCGGTGAACAACCGCTACCGGCTCAACTGCCCGTTCCCGGCGAGCCGGACGGGGGCGCACGTCATCTACGCCATCTGGCAGCGCGCGGACAGCCCGGAGGCCTTCTACGCCTGCACCGACGTGAAGTTCAGCAACACGCCGCCCCCGCCGGCGTCTTGGAAGGAATTGGGCCAGGTGCAGGCGCGCGAGGACCTACCCAAATCCAGCAAGGTGACGTTCCGCCTCTTCGACAGCGCGGGCCGTGACGCCGAGTCGTATCCGCTGACGCTGGATGCGGCCACGCCCGCGGCCACCTGGATGTACCGGCTGGCGCAGCAGGTGAACGCGGGCTCCAGCCGCGTGCGGGTGGGTGTGCTCCAGACGACGGGCACCGTGACGCCGGTGCAGGACGCGCTGGGTAACCGCGTGTACGCGAAGGAGACGGGCTACTCGTTCCAGGTGGACATCGAGAAGCCGTCCACCGGCGGCGGGACGGCGCAGTACAAGTACCCGGCGGGCATCGACAGCTACACGGCGGGCACCCTGGTGGAGGGCACGGACGGGCTCGTCTACCGCTGCAAGCCCTTCCCGTACTCCGGCTGGTGCAAGGGCGTGGCGTCGTACTACGCGCCGGGCACGGGCATCGCGTGGCAGGACGCGTGGGAGCGCGCCAACCAGGTCTCACGGTGA
- a CDS encoding M4 family metallopeptidase, whose amino-acid sequence MPKPWPQWPLLLAGLVSASSSLAAEKLTPVAPSTLMQLQVREPARVAQSLAGLKAQSLKLGLGSRDDFQLSSSSTDSFGQTHARFEQTYQGVPVWGAVAITHQGVSAGDLRITTDGLRKNIRLDVAPTLDAKSAVTKATQELAPQGEYAVTPSSKLIVYPQTRLVNRYPGKPLAEQNAADFDTQVVAYRLAYHVHTELENAKDGVKHTDFIVDANSGEVLSQWNSLQTTAAKGLGHSQYSGDVTLDVFQNAQGLFELRDVTRAGGEGIRTYDVNHAAVQNGVIPTLTLYTDADNVWGDGQNYIVGANNTLSTNGQTAAVDAHFGLLATWDFYKKVLGRDGIDGVGSPTYNRVHASNLYNNAFWSDGCFCMSYGDGSFPAAGGFRSLGVLDVTGHEMSHGVTSHSAGLIYEGESGGLNEASSDIFGALTEFWVANGRGSTIGDTGGNWLMGEQLSAFPLRIMYRPSLDGVSVDAWFPGLANIDVHYSSGPMNRAFFFLSQGVQPLAVSTDYSSTYLPAGMRGIGNDKAAAIWYRALTVYLFPSSNYLSARTSSLQAAADLFGSQSNEYRAVQNAFAAINVGYTAGTYDDRMAPTVAASVSGGASELLLKAQAEDNVGVTRVEFYVDGALVGNVFAQPFQFPLVSTSLTNGTHALVAVAFDAAGNSAASAPVSFTVSNSFEQLLVNPGFEQDTLGWTDDPSNINFPVSSGPRNGQGFAWLNGYGTTHVDRLWQDVTLPAGVTRAALTFFLNITTSETTTTAVRDTLTLQVRDTSGTVLGTVATWSNLDATLGYVQQSVDLTAYAGQTVRIFLEGSENASLATNFQVDDFSLRVIRAADAEAPQVKASVVFSGTRVGYSAEVSDNGFVNTVEFFVDGVSLGSSVKSFTRVVNLSTLTAGAHTLVARATDVDGNVGDSPAVAFYVDTTSTQRVLNPSFETSTSWTSATTQSGSTGILSSASFAHTGSRMYVFYTNAGPARHSVRQSVAIPATATSAIYSFWMRLYNGAFTDATVHHTISAKLRDSAGTELATLKTLSNLDDTNREYRLHRFDLTAYKGQTVQLFFDADQTEAPQVTGGVTQFFVDDVTLVTSTQADLESPVLSAAVEGSYGTVQLKASVSDNVWTSTLAFLVDDAPVSTFTDVQGVYAKAFDTKSLSNGPHQFKAVATDKAGNTTERVVTFEVHNSTIQDQGAPHITASVEGLFETYAMRAEATDDTGVAYVEFYVDGALKGRVSSAPYTLPLFPIPLAPGEHILEAVAYDAYGNSSKATTPFTLLPVTVELAEALHVVPVGSSVALQANVANVVNTEVTWSVAEGRVCGTVGADGVYTAPVARGLCHVSAASVVVPTAKAVATVQVFTGDINGDNVVDGEDMGLLAQDYGTNGSEVTNLDGAGSVNDSDITLFVSQFGR is encoded by the coding sequence ATGCCCAAGCCGTGGCCTCAGTGGCCTCTGCTCCTCGCCGGCCTCGTGTCGGCGAGTTCATCCCTCGCGGCTGAGAAGCTCACCCCTGTTGCCCCATCCACGCTGATGCAGCTCCAGGTCCGGGAGCCAGCGCGGGTGGCGCAATCCCTGGCAGGCCTCAAGGCGCAAAGCCTCAAGCTCGGGCTGGGTTCGCGGGACGACTTCCAACTGTCCAGCTCCAGCACGGACTCCTTTGGACAGACGCACGCGCGCTTTGAACAGACCTACCAGGGCGTCCCCGTGTGGGGCGCCGTGGCCATCACCCACCAGGGGGTGTCCGCGGGGGACCTCCGCATCACCACGGACGGCCTGCGCAAGAACATCCGCCTGGACGTGGCGCCCACGCTGGACGCGAAGTCCGCGGTGACGAAGGCCACCCAGGAACTGGCGCCCCAGGGCGAGTACGCCGTCACGCCGAGCAGCAAGCTCATCGTCTACCCCCAGACGCGGCTCGTGAACCGCTACCCCGGCAAGCCGCTCGCGGAGCAGAACGCGGCGGACTTCGACACGCAGGTCGTCGCCTACCGGCTCGCGTACCACGTGCACACCGAGCTGGAGAACGCGAAGGACGGCGTCAAGCACACGGACTTCATCGTCGACGCGAACTCGGGCGAGGTGCTGAGTCAGTGGAACTCGCTCCAGACGACCGCCGCGAAGGGCCTCGGGCACTCGCAGTACAGCGGTGACGTCACGCTGGACGTCTTCCAGAACGCCCAGGGCCTCTTCGAGCTGCGCGACGTCACGCGCGCCGGCGGCGAGGGCATCCGGACCTACGACGTCAACCACGCCGCCGTGCAGAACGGCGTCATCCCCACGCTGACCCTCTACACGGACGCCGACAACGTCTGGGGCGACGGGCAGAACTACATCGTCGGCGCCAACAACACCCTGAGCACCAACGGGCAGACGGCCGCCGTCGACGCGCACTTCGGCCTGCTGGCGACCTGGGACTTCTACAAGAAGGTCCTCGGCCGGGACGGCATCGACGGCGTCGGCTCGCCCACCTACAACCGGGTGCACGCCAGCAACCTCTACAACAACGCCTTCTGGAGCGACGGCTGCTTCTGCATGAGCTACGGCGACGGCTCGTTCCCGGCCGCTGGCGGCTTCAGGTCCCTGGGCGTGCTCGACGTGACGGGCCACGAGATGTCCCACGGCGTCACCTCGCACTCGGCCGGCCTCATCTACGAGGGCGAGTCCGGCGGCCTCAACGAGGCCAGCTCGGACATCTTCGGCGCCCTGACGGAGTTCTGGGTGGCCAACGGCCGCGGCAGCACCATTGGTGACACCGGCGGCAACTGGCTCATGGGCGAGCAGCTCAGCGCGTTCCCGCTGCGCATCATGTACCGCCCGTCGCTGGACGGCGTGAGCGTGGACGCCTGGTTCCCCGGCCTCGCCAACATCGACGTGCACTACAGCAGCGGCCCGATGAACCGCGCCTTCTTCTTCCTGTCCCAGGGCGTGCAGCCGCTGGCGGTCAGCACCGACTACTCCAGCACCTACCTGCCCGCGGGCATGAGGGGCATCGGCAACGACAAGGCGGCGGCCATCTGGTACCGCGCGCTCACCGTCTACCTGTTCCCGTCGTCCAACTACCTGTCGGCCCGCACCAGCAGCCTCCAGGCCGCGGCGGACCTCTTCGGCTCCCAGTCCAACGAGTACCGCGCGGTGCAGAACGCCTTCGCGGCCATCAACGTGGGCTACACCGCCGGGACGTACGACGACCGCATGGCCCCCACCGTCGCCGCGAGCGTCTCCGGCGGCGCGTCCGAGCTGCTGCTGAAGGCGCAGGCCGAGGACAACGTCGGCGTGACCCGCGTGGAGTTCTACGTGGACGGCGCCCTGGTGGGGAACGTCTTCGCCCAGCCGTTCCAGTTCCCGCTGGTGTCCACCTCGCTGACCAACGGCACGCACGCGCTGGTGGCGGTCGCCTTCGACGCGGCCGGCAACTCCGCCGCGTCCGCTCCGGTGAGCTTCACCGTCTCCAACAGCTTCGAGCAGCTCCTGGTCAACCCGGGCTTCGAGCAGGACACGCTGGGCTGGACGGATGACCCGTCGAACATCAACTTCCCGGTCTCCTCCGGCCCGCGCAACGGCCAGGGCTTCGCATGGCTCAACGGCTATGGCACGACGCACGTCGACCGGCTGTGGCAGGACGTCACCCTTCCCGCTGGCGTCACCCGGGCCGCGCTGACCTTCTTCCTCAACATCACCACCTCCGAGACGACGACCACCGCCGTGCGCGACACGCTGACGCTGCAGGTGCGCGACACCTCGGGCACGGTGCTGGGGACGGTGGCGACGTGGTCCAACCTGGATGCGACGCTGGGCTATGTGCAGCAGAGCGTGGACCTGACGGCCTACGCGGGCCAGACGGTGCGAATCTTCCTGGAGGGCAGCGAGAACGCCTCGCTCGCCACCAACTTCCAGGTGGATGACTTCTCGCTGCGCGTCATCCGCGCGGCGGACGCCGAGGCGCCCCAGGTGAAGGCCAGCGTGGTCTTCTCCGGCACGCGCGTGGGCTACTCCGCGGAGGTGTCCGACAACGGCTTCGTCAACACGGTGGAGTTCTTCGTCGACGGCGTGTCCCTGGGCAGCTCGGTCAAGTCGTTCACCCGGGTCGTCAACCTCTCCACGCTGACGGCCGGCGCGCACACGCTCGTCGCCCGGGCCACGGACGTGGACGGCAACGTGGGGGACTCTCCCGCGGTGGCGTTCTACGTGGACACCACGTCCACCCAGCGCGTGCTCAACCCCAGCTTCGAGACCTCCACGAGCTGGACGAGCGCGACGACGCAGTCGGGCTCGACGGGCATCCTCAGCAGCGCGTCCTTCGCGCACACCGGCAGCCGCATGTACGTCTTCTATACGAACGCGGGTCCGGCGCGGCACTCGGTCCGTCAGTCCGTGGCCATCCCGGCGACCGCGACCTCGGCCATCTACAGCTTCTGGATGCGCCTCTACAACGGTGCGTTCACCGACGCCACGGTCCACCACACCATCAGCGCGAAGCTGCGGGACTCCGCCGGCACCGAGCTGGCGACGCTGAAGACGCTCTCCAACCTGGATGACACGAACAGGGAGTACCGCCTGCACCGCTTCGACCTGACCGCGTACAAGGGCCAGACGGTGCAGTTGTTCTTCGACGCGGACCAGACGGAGGCCCCGCAGGTGACGGGCGGAGTCACCCAGTTCTTCGTGGATGACGTCACCCTGGTCACGTCCACCCAGGCGGACCTGGAGAGCCCCGTGCTCTCCGCGGCGGTCGAGGGCAGCTACGGGACGGTGCAGCTCAAGGCCTCCGTGAGCGACAACGTCTGGACGTCCACGCTCGCGTTCCTGGTGGACGACGCTCCGGTGAGCACGTTCACGGACGTCCAGGGCGTCTACGCGAAGGCGTTCGACACGAAGAGCCTGTCCAACGGCCCGCACCAGTTCAAGGCGGTGGCCACGGACAAGGCGGGCAACACGACGGAGCGCGTGGTGACCTTCGAGGTGCACAACTCCACCATCCAGGACCAGGGCGCGCCGCACATCACCGCCAGCGTGGAGGGCCTGTTCGAGACCTACGCGATGCGGGCCGAGGCCACCGATGACACGGGCGTCGCGTACGTGGAGTTCTACGTGGACGGCGCCCTGAAGGGCCGGGTCTCGTCCGCGCCGTACACGCTGCCGCTGTTCCCGATTCCGCTGGCGCCGGGGGAGCACATCCTCGAGGCGGTGGCGTACGACGCCTACGGCAACTCTTCCAAGGCGACCACCCCCTTCACGCTCCTGCCCGTCACGGTGGAGCTCGCGGAGGCGCTGCACGTGGTGCCGGTGGGGAGCTCCGTCGCCCTGCAGGCGAACGTGGCGAACGTGGTGAACACGGAGGTGACCTGGTCCGTGGCGGAGGGCCGCGTCTGCGGCACCGTTGGCGCGGACGGCGTCTACACCGCGCCGGTGGCCCGTGGCCTGTGCCACGTGTCTGCGGCGAGCGTCGTGGTCCCGACGGCGAAGGCCGTGGCGACCGTTCAGGTCTTCACGGGCGACATCAATGGCGACAACGTCGTGGACGGAGAGGACATGGGCCTGCTCGCGCAGGACTACGGCACCAACGGCTCCGAGGTGACGAACCTCGACGGCGCCGGCTCTGTGAACGACAGCGACATCACCCTCTTCGTCAGCCAGTTCGGACGGTAA
- a CDS encoding Ig-like domain-containing protein gives MKLIVPLLIGALAACTDPDSGPVTVTPKTVTVKAGEKTTFSASVKDAKQARVLWSVEGGDSHGTISSSGTYTAPDEAGTYTVVATNAVDTSKKDTATVKVEPAEVGETPTVIVKVTPESVTIGQGTVTDLTAEVSGSSITAVQWSVEGGDENGTVSSTGRYTAPNKAGTFTVTATSVADPTKKASATITVEPVVVAEVKVTVSPSSGNTTWDGTVQLTANVTGTNNLAVQWAVEGGDANGYVSSTGVYRAPKKTGTFTVTATSVADPAKKASASITVEPVVVAEVVVSVSPKTGTVAQDAAFTLSAQVTGTNNLAVQWSVVGGDENGTVSSTGVYRAPRRDGTFTVTATSVADPTKSDSATLSVSGVVLPAVTVTVSPKTATVDQGGSVNLSAEVTGSSVVAVNWAVEGGSANGSVTSAGVYTAPNKPGTYTVTATSVANPSQKDSAVITVPVAGTVKYVDPAGTGWRLVRNASLSSGNTLVLDLMGPTGQSGRGADLTLGLDAATASWSTVDGSEYVANGGYDLGAAPRLLKSAVKGGTLSVGVYQKGAPAHAYNGALLSVALTVKATAETPAGSVVPLTVLKAHALPASGSLQTVDVAVGTITTAQ, from the coding sequence ATGAAGCTCATTGTTCCGCTCCTGATTGGAGCGCTGGCGGCCTGCACCGACCCCGACTCGGGGCCGGTGACGGTGACTCCGAAGACCGTCACGGTGAAGGCGGGTGAGAAGACGACCTTCAGCGCCTCGGTGAAGGACGCGAAGCAGGCGCGCGTGCTCTGGTCGGTGGAGGGAGGCGACTCCCATGGCACCATCAGCAGCTCGGGCACCTACACCGCGCCGGACGAGGCCGGCACGTACACCGTGGTGGCCACCAACGCGGTGGACACCTCTAAGAAGGACACGGCCACCGTCAAGGTGGAGCCCGCCGAGGTCGGCGAGACTCCGACGGTCATCGTGAAGGTGACGCCGGAGTCGGTGACCATCGGGCAGGGGACGGTCACCGACCTCACGGCCGAGGTCTCCGGTTCCTCCATCACCGCCGTGCAGTGGTCCGTGGAGGGCGGTGACGAGAACGGCACCGTCAGCAGCACGGGCCGGTACACGGCGCCGAACAAGGCGGGCACGTTCACCGTGACGGCCACCAGCGTGGCGGACCCGACGAAGAAGGCCTCCGCCACCATCACGGTGGAGCCCGTCGTCGTCGCGGAGGTGAAGGTGACGGTGAGCCCCTCGTCGGGCAACACCACCTGGGATGGCACCGTCCAGCTGACGGCCAATGTCACCGGCACCAACAACCTGGCGGTGCAGTGGGCCGTGGAGGGCGGCGACGCGAACGGCTACGTCAGCAGCACGGGCGTGTACCGCGCGCCCAAGAAGACGGGCACGTTCACCGTGACGGCCACCAGCGTGGCGGATCCGGCGAAGAAGGCCTCCGCCTCCATCACGGTGGAGCCGGTCGTCGTCGCGGAGGTGGTGGTGTCCGTCTCTCCGAAGACGGGCACGGTGGCGCAGGATGCCGCATTCACCCTGTCCGCGCAGGTCACCGGTACCAACAACCTGGCGGTGCAGTGGTCCGTGGTGGGCGGTGACGAAAACGGCACCGTGAGCAGCACGGGCGTGTACCGCGCGCCGCGCCGCGATGGCACGTTCACTGTGACGGCCACCAGCGTGGCGGATCCGACGAAGTCCGACTCGGCCACCCTCTCCGTGAGCGGCGTCGTCCTTCCGGCGGTGACGGTGACGGTCTCTCCGAAGACGGCCACCGTGGACCAGGGGGGCTCCGTCAACCTCTCGGCCGAGGTCACGGGCAGCTCCGTGGTCGCGGTGAACTGGGCCGTGGAGGGCGGTTCGGCCAACGGCAGCGTCACCAGCGCCGGTGTCTACACCGCGCCGAACAAGCCGGGCACGTACACCGTGACGGCCACCAGCGTGGCGAATCCGTCTCAGAAGGACTCCGCCGTCATCACCGTGCCCGTCGCCGGCACGGTGAAGTACGTGGACCCCGCGGGGACGGGCTGGCGCCTGGTTCGCAATGCCAGCCTGTCCTCGGGCAACACGCTGGTGCTGGACCTGATGGGCCCCACGGGCCAGTCTGGCCGTGGCGCGGACCTGACGCTGGGGCTGGATGCGGCCACCGCGTCCTGGTCCACCGTGGACGGCTCCGAGTACGTGGCCAATGGTGGCTACGACCTCGGCGCCGCGCCCCGGTTGCTCAAGTCCGCCGTGAAGGGCGGCACGCTGAGCGTGGGCGTGTACCAGAAGGGCGCTCCGGCGCACGCGTACAACGGCGCGCTGCTGTCCGTGGCGCTGACCGTGAAGGCCACCGCCGAGACGCCGGCCGGCTCCGTGGTGCCGCTGACCGTCCTCAAGGCGCACGCGCTGCCGGCTTCCGGCTCGCTGCAGACCGTCGACGTGGCGGTGGGCACCATCACCACCGCTCAGTAG